The following proteins are co-located in the Mycolicibacterium goodii genome:
- a CDS encoding aspartate ammonia-lyase: MHPTRTEHDLLGEHEVPVDVYYGVHTARALLNFPISGVPISRHPDLVVALASVKQAAAMANRQLGQLDAAIAEAIVSACVEIRGGALHEQFVVDQIQGGAGTSTNMNANEVIANRACELLGHERGSYHIVHPLEHVNLGQSTNDVYPTAVKIALGTATRTLEQALRGLADHCSTKSLEFAGMLKLGRTQLQDAVPMTLGQEFGAFAVTILEDADRLAEASTLIAEINLGGTAIGTGINTHPEYAALVCDHLRTITGLPLTTASNLVEATSDVGAFVQLSGVAKRSAVKLSKICNDLRLLSSGPRAGLGEINLPSVQAGSSIMPGKVNPVIPEVVNQVAFEVIGNDLTVTMAAEAGQLQLNAFEPIIARALLSSLNHLTAAVHVLGERCVAGITANADRMRDAVLQSASLATALNPVLGYEAATALVAEAIATGASIPELVRRSALVDDAVLARVLSPENLCGPGDPRAR; the protein is encoded by the coding sequence GTGCACCCGACCCGCACCGAGCATGATCTGCTCGGGGAGCACGAGGTACCCGTCGACGTCTATTACGGTGTACACACCGCGCGTGCGCTGCTGAACTTCCCGATCAGCGGTGTGCCGATATCCCGCCATCCCGATCTGGTGGTCGCGCTCGCCTCGGTGAAACAGGCTGCCGCCATGGCCAATCGCCAGCTCGGTCAACTCGACGCAGCGATCGCCGAGGCGATCGTCAGCGCCTGCGTCGAGATCCGCGGCGGGGCTCTGCACGAGCAGTTCGTCGTCGACCAGATTCAGGGCGGGGCCGGCACGTCGACCAACATGAACGCCAACGAGGTGATCGCCAACCGTGCCTGCGAGCTGCTCGGCCACGAGCGCGGCTCCTACCACATCGTGCATCCCCTGGAACACGTCAACCTCGGACAGAGCACCAACGACGTCTACCCGACCGCGGTCAAGATCGCGCTGGGAACCGCGACCCGCACCCTCGAGCAGGCGCTGCGGGGCCTCGCCGATCACTGCAGCACCAAGTCGCTCGAATTCGCCGGCATGCTCAAACTCGGCCGCACGCAGCTGCAGGACGCGGTCCCGATGACCCTCGGTCAGGAGTTCGGCGCGTTCGCAGTGACCATCCTCGAAGACGCCGACCGGCTCGCCGAGGCGTCGACGCTCATCGCCGAGATCAACCTCGGCGGAACCGCCATCGGAACGGGGATCAACACCCATCCGGAGTATGCGGCGCTGGTCTGCGATCACCTCCGCACCATCACCGGCCTACCGCTCACCACCGCGAGCAACCTGGTGGAGGCGACCTCCGACGTGGGTGCGTTCGTGCAGCTGTCCGGTGTGGCCAAACGCAGTGCGGTGAAGCTGTCGAAGATCTGCAACGACCTTCGGCTGCTCTCGTCGGGCCCGCGGGCCGGTCTCGGCGAGATCAACCTGCCGTCGGTGCAGGCCGGGTCGAGCATCATGCCCGGCAAGGTGAATCCGGTCATCCCCGAAGTCGTCAACCAGGTCGCCTTCGAGGTGATCGGCAACGACCTCACCGTCACCATGGCCGCCGAGGCGGGACAATTGCAGCTCAACGCCTTCGAACCGATCATCGCCCGTGCCCTGCTGTCGTCGCTCAACCACCTGACCGCGGCGGTGCACGTGCTCGGTGAACGCTGCGTCGCGGGCATCACGGCCAACGCCGACCGCATGCGCGACGCCGTCCTGCAGTCGGCGTCTCTGGCCACCGCGCTCAACCCGGTGCTCGGCTACGAGGCAGCGACCGCCCTGGTCGCCGAAGCCATCGCCACCGGCGCTTCCATTCCCGAGCTGGTGCGCCGTTCGGCGCTGGTCGACGACGCGGTGCTGGCCCGGGTGCTCAGCCCCGAGAACCTCTGCGGACCCGGCGATCCCAGAGCCCGCTGA
- a CDS encoding LysR family transcriptional regulator, whose translation MRRRPDVTLTQLRYFVKAATYLSMTKAADELHIAQSAVSAAISQLEQQIGTQLFIRHRARGLALTAAGEDMLRDTRALLAHLDEVLDSASGSVDRVHGTVRLACFVTLTPFVLPRLLSDLGSRHPDLEVEVIETSADAIRTVLRNGTAELALTYDLGLGAGVDAEYLGVAAPYVALPPAHRLAKRRSIRLTELAEEPMVLLDLPDSRDYFESMLAKAGVTPRIRYRSASYEAVRGLVARGHGFSILNQIPAHRGTYDGGEVSVVPIRDELPGLPIVLARLQSVRSTARARAVADAARAIFADRAG comes from the coding sequence ATGCGCAGACGTCCCGACGTCACGCTCACTCAGCTGCGGTACTTCGTGAAAGCTGCCACTTATCTGTCCATGACCAAGGCCGCCGACGAGCTGCACATCGCACAGTCGGCGGTCTCGGCCGCCATCAGTCAACTCGAGCAGCAGATCGGCACCCAGCTGTTCATCCGCCACCGCGCCCGTGGTTTGGCCTTGACCGCAGCCGGTGAGGACATGTTGCGGGACACCCGCGCGCTGCTGGCCCATTTGGACGAAGTCCTCGACAGCGCCAGCGGAAGCGTCGACCGGGTGCACGGGACGGTGCGTTTGGCGTGCTTCGTCACCCTGACCCCGTTCGTGCTGCCCCGGCTGCTGTCCGACCTGGGGTCGCGTCATCCCGATCTCGAGGTCGAGGTGATCGAGACGTCGGCCGACGCGATCCGGACTGTGCTGCGCAACGGCACCGCGGAGCTGGCGTTGACCTACGATCTCGGGCTGGGGGCCGGCGTGGACGCCGAGTATCTCGGTGTCGCAGCGCCGTACGTGGCGTTGCCGCCCGCACACCGGTTGGCCAAGCGCAGATCCATCCGGCTCACCGAGCTGGCCGAAGAGCCGATGGTGCTGCTCGATCTTCCCGACAGCCGGGACTATTTCGAGTCGATGCTTGCCAAAGCCGGTGTGACACCGCGGATTCGGTACCGCTCGGCCAGTTATGAGGCCGTCCGTGGATTGGTCGCTCGCGGCCACGGCTTCTCGATCCTCAACCAGATCCCGGCGCATCGGGGAACCTATGACGGAGGCGAGGTGAGTGTCGTCCCGATCCGCGACGAGCTGCCGGGTCTGCCGATCGTGCTGGCCAGACTGCAGTCGGTGCGCAGCACTGCCCGCGCACGGGCAGTGGCCGACGCGGCCCGGGCAATCTTCGCCGATCGCGCGGGCTGA
- a CDS encoding APC family permease, translated as MESELESQTAQADREVRHLKKTLGRLDIVFLIVAAVVSIETLGQVSGFGAETFTWALVLAVFFLVPYGLIFAETGAAFTGEGGVYVWCRKAFGRPAAAIASLLTWVTQPVWVGGSMAFIASEAWSTYVTPFEHGSFADYGFKLVFIWLTVLAAIISLKHGKWIPNIGAILKIAFLAVFLVTTAIYALRNGVAGLSASDFAPTIGGLLGVTPLLLFSYLGFESGNSAAGEMKNPARDVPFAIARSAGIAAAAYLLPIFAILIVLPADQITGIGGLMEAVATVFGVYGSAAPAMLTVTGVIFAVVLMTQGSAWMIISDRMQAMAAADGAFFGGFFGRFHPRLGTPVRVNLLSGVVATVFCLVAMQVTGSSAAIFGVVLSISISTFLLSYVIAIPAAVRLRTRFPEVPRPFRVPTGDAGFRALGALCFAWVAFGSWVAVFPGTLESLFGLDYDFVETWGVSQLTFEAFTLGTLLVLGLLGAVGYLRAGPVRAERRIGAPPEHGVAGKEAAQL; from the coding sequence GTGGAATCTGAACTGGAATCACAGACCGCGCAGGCCGACCGCGAGGTCAGACATCTCAAGAAAACCCTGGGCCGGCTCGACATCGTCTTCCTGATCGTCGCGGCCGTCGTTTCGATCGAAACGCTGGGGCAGGTCTCCGGCTTCGGCGCAGAGACCTTCACCTGGGCCCTCGTGCTCGCGGTGTTCTTCCTGGTGCCCTACGGGCTGATCTTTGCCGAGACCGGCGCGGCATTCACCGGTGAGGGCGGTGTATACGTCTGGTGCAGAAAGGCTTTCGGCCGTCCCGCCGCGGCGATCGCCTCGCTGCTGACCTGGGTCACCCAACCGGTCTGGGTCGGTGGGTCGATGGCATTCATCGCCTCGGAGGCGTGGAGTACCTACGTGACGCCGTTCGAGCACGGCTCGTTCGCCGATTACGGGTTCAAGCTGGTGTTCATCTGGCTGACCGTGCTGGCCGCGATCATCAGCCTCAAACACGGGAAATGGATTCCGAACATCGGCGCGATCCTCAAGATCGCGTTCCTGGCCGTCTTTCTCGTCACGACCGCGATCTACGCGCTGCGCAACGGTGTCGCGGGATTGTCCGCAAGTGACTTCGCGCCGACGATCGGCGGCCTGCTCGGCGTGACTCCACTGCTGCTCTTCTCCTACCTCGGTTTCGAGTCGGGCAACAGCGCGGCGGGGGAGATGAAGAACCCGGCCCGCGACGTCCCGTTCGCGATCGCGCGGTCGGCGGGCATCGCCGCGGCGGCCTATCTGCTGCCGATCTTCGCGATCCTCATCGTGTTGCCCGCCGACCAGATCACCGGCATCGGCGGCCTCATGGAGGCGGTGGCGACGGTCTTCGGCGTCTACGGCTCGGCTGCGCCGGCGATGTTGACCGTCACCGGTGTGATCTTCGCGGTCGTGCTCATGACGCAGGGTTCGGCGTGGATGATCATCAGCGACCGCATGCAGGCCATGGCCGCGGCCGACGGCGCGTTCTTCGGCGGGTTCTTCGGCCGGTTCCACCCGCGGCTGGGTACCCCGGTGCGGGTCAACCTGCTCTCCGGTGTGGTGGCAACGGTGTTCTGCCTGGTCGCCATGCAGGTCACCGGATCTTCCGCGGCGATCTTCGGTGTGGTGCTCAGCATCTCGATCTCCACGTTCCTGCTCAGCTACGTCATCGCGATACCCGCGGCGGTGCGGTTGCGCACACGCTTCCCCGAGGTGCCGCGACCCTTCCGGGTTCCGACCGGTGATGCCGGATTCCGTGCCCTGGGTGCGTTGTGCTTCGCGTGGGTCGCATTCGGATCCTGGGTGGCGGTGTTCCCGGGAACGCTGGAGAGCCTGTTCGGGCTCGACTACGACTTCGTCGAGACGTGGGGCGTGAGCCAGCTGACCTTCGAGGCGTTCACGCTCGGCACCTTGCTGGTACTGGGTCTCCTCGGTGCGGTGGGTTACCTGCGGGCCGGGCCGGTGCGTGCCGAGCGTCGCATCGGCGCGCCGCCCGAGCACGGTGTTGCTGGTAAGGAAGCCGCGCAGCTGTAA